CCGGTCAGGACGAAGCCCTCGTCCTTCAATTCGTTGAGGCGGCCGACGCGGTAGCCGAACAGCGGATGGCTGCGACCGCAGTACAGCTGTTGCCGCTCGACGAAGAGCGGCTCGTAGATCAGGCTGCCGCGGTCGCCGCCGTCATAGCCGACGCCGATCTCGACATCGCCGCGCTCCAGCGCGTCGAGCACCTGGCGCCACGGCGACACGCGGATCTCGATATGGATGTCGGGGTTGCGGCGATGAAAGCTGGCGAGCGCCTCGTCCAGCTCGGGCGAGACGATCGCGGATACCATCTGGATGCGCACGATCCCCTCGACCCGGCGGGTCGCCTGCGCGATCTGGTGCGGCATCATCCGTGCCGATTCGAGCATGTCCTCGCACAGCGCCATCATCGCCTTGCCGGCCGCGGTCATCTCCACCCCGGTCGCGCCGCGGTGGAGCAGCGTCGCGCCGACATGCTCCTCCAGCCGCTTGAGCGCCGCGCTGATGCTCGGCTGCTGCTTGTTGAGCTGGCGCGCGGCCGCCCCGATCCCGCCGGCGCGGACGATGTCGACGAAGGTGCGCATCAGGTTCCAGTCGACGCGACTGGCGAATTTCTGATCGATCGGCACCGTCCTGTCGTCCATGATGCGGTCCTGTTCATGCGATCGCGCGATGCGGCAATATCGCGTCATAGATCACGTTGATGCAATGCATAAACGATCGGCATCTTTCGCTATGACCCGGCGCGCGGCGAGGTGGCGCGATGACCGAGCCGCTTCCCCTGCCGATCGTCGACATCTCCGGCCTGGAGAGTGCGCGGCCTGCCGACCGTCTCGCGGTGGCGCAGGCGCTGGACGACGCCTGCCGCCGCTCGGGCTTCCTCTACGTCCGCGGCGCGCAGCTCGACCCTGCGCCGGGCGAGCGCCTGCTGGCGACCGCGCGGCGCTATTTCGCGCAGGACATGGCGGCGAAGATGGCCTGCTACATCGGCCGTTCGTCCAACCACAGCGGCTATGTGCCCGCAGGAGAGGAGGAGTTCGGCGGCGGCACGCGCGACCTGAAGGAAGCGTATGACGTCAACATCGACTATCGCTGCGGGGAAGGGCGTCGCCCGCTGCTGGGCCCCAATCTGTGGCCCGACCTGCCGGGGTTTCGCGACGACGTGCTGGCCTATTACCGTCATCTGACCGCGATCGGGCGGCAGATGTTCGGCGCGTTCGCGCTGGCGCTGGGGCTGGACGAGGATCATTTCACCCCGCACCTGCGCCATCCGCCCAACCAGCTGCGGCTGATCCACTACCCGCTCGACCGCACGGCGGAGGATCGGCCGGGGATCGGCGCGCATACCGACTACGAATGTTTCACGCTGCTGTTCGCGACCGCCGCGGGGCTGCAGGTGCTCGACCGTGCGGGCGCGTGGATCGACGTGCCGCTGGTCGAGGGCGCGATGGTGATGAACATCGGCGACATGATGGAGCTGATGTCGGGTGGCCGCTGGCTGGCGACGACGCACCGCGTGAAGAAGGTGGCGCAGGAGCGCTATTCCTTCCCGCTGTTCTTCACCTGCGACTACGATCATGTCGTCGCGCCGCTCGTCCCGCCCCGGGGCGAGCGCCGCTATGCCCCGCTGCGCTGCGGCGAGCATCTGTTCCACCAGACCGCACAGACCTTCGCCTACCTCAAGGCGCGGCAGGCGCGCGGCGAGCTGGTCCTGGCGGATGCCCTGCCGCTCGGCTCGTTCGGGGTGCAGGCGTGACGCTCGCCGCGCTGCTCGCCACCTTGCCGCAGCGCGCGGCCGATCCGGCGTTCCCGGCGCATCTGCTGGGCGCGTTCCGGCGGCACGCCATCACCTTCTGCAACGGGCTGACCGATACCGTGACGCGGGTGTTCTGGTTCCAGTCGCGCACCTTCACGATCGACCTGCGCCTGCCCGATGGGGCCGCGACCCCGGTCGACCAGCGCCAGGGCTGGATCGGCGACACGCTGTGGGATGCCGCGGCGGGCGAAATGTCTTGGCGTATCCCCGCCAGCTACCAGCCGCACGACCAATGGCCGGAGGCGGCACGGCTGCTCCCGATCGGCAACAGCGTGATCGAGATCGCGCCGTCGGGCGCCTATGTCGAGGACTGGCGCCAGCAGGCCGCGCGCGGGCCGCTGCTGGGGCTGCGCCTGACCGCGGTCGTCGACACGGCGACGGGCGCGAGCGAGCCGCGCGAGGGCGGCCTGATCGTGGCGGGGCCGCACATCGCGCTGGCGGTGGCGCGGCCGTCGCACCGGGCGGCGGAGATGGAGGCGTACGAAGTATCGGTCGCGCTGGACGGCGACCGCGTCACCTGGAGTACCCAGTCCGCGCGCTACGGCGTGCCGATCGTCCCCGGGACGTTCCAGCTGGAGCCGGACGGCGCGGTGACGCTGGTGCAGCCGTCGCGAACGCTTCGCTTCGTGGTCGACGCCCATGTAACCGAGATGACGTTCGGCGCCGAAACGCCGTGCACCCAGGCCGCGGCATCATGGTGGCGGCGCGAGGCGGAGCATCTTGCCCGTCATGCGGTGCCACTGCGCTGACGACGCGGACCGCATAGGCAGCATCTATGGGGTCCATATGTCGAACGCGGATGGCGTAATACCGCTCCACCCGGAATCTTCGCCTCACAGCCGCAGCCGGAGCAGGGGGCAGCACATGGACGGAGTTCGCGTCGGCAACAGGATCATCGGGGCGCAGTCGCCGGTGACGATCGGATGGGAGAACGTCCCCCGGGTCGAGGGCGGGCGGTTCAAGCGGCTGTTCTTCACCTGCTTCCAGCCGGCGGTGCTCTTCGCGCTCATCGCCTTCTGGTATTACGCACCCAATTCGATCGCCAAGGCATCGACGGCGGTGTGGATCGGCGTCGGCTTCAAGGCGCTGCTGCTGGTGATGGAATATTTCTTCCCGCGCTACGACAGCTGGAAGCTGACGTGGAAGGAGCTGACGACCGACCTGTTCTACGTCGGGCTGGGCTATACCGCGCTGCGACTGGTCGACGAGTTCATCGGCGACGGCGCGATGATCGGCGCGATCCAGCATGCGCTGGAATGGGACAAGCTGGCCTGGTTCGTCGGCGCGCCGCTGCTGGTGCAGGCGCTCCTGATCTCGTTCATCTTCGATTTCGGGCAATATTGGATGCACCGGGGGATGCACAATTGGTATCCGCTGTGGCTCACCCACTCGGTCCACCATTACATCACCCAGCTGAACATCAACAAGGGTGCGGTCGGCAACCCGGTGGAGCTGTTCCTGATCGGGCTGGGGATCGGCGGCTTCTTCGACTTCCTGCCGCGCGCCGCGTTGCTGGCCGGGGCGATCGGGCTGGCGGTCGGGACGTACCAGCATATCAACGTCCGCTTCAACACCCCGGGCTGGTGGCGTTACCTGTTCAACACGACCGAGCATCACAGCCTGCACCATTCGCAGGATTTCGAGGCGAGCCGCAGCAACTATTCCAACACCTGGATCATCATCGACCGCGCGTTCGGCACCTGCGTCGATGGCGAGGCGGAGCTGCTGGGGATGGAGGGCGGACGCCGCATGTCGATCCGCGAGCAGATGACCTATCCCTTCACCGAGGCGTGGAAGACGATGCGCGAGCGCTTCGGACGCGCGCCGGCCGCGGTGCCGGCGGAATGACCGCGGTGGCGTTCGAGATCGCGACGACATCCTCCGAGCGCACGAAGCCGCGCTGGTACGAGGCGATCTGGCATATCGAGGGTGTCGTGCCGATGGGCGAGGCGCGATCGGCGGACGAGGCGTTCGACCGGCTCGCCCCGCTCTTCCGCCATACCGGCACGACCGTACGGCAGCGGGGGGACACGCTGGCCTTCGACAAGACCGATCCCGATGCGCAGGACCCGCTCGCGGTGTTCGACCGCGGCATGATCGAGGCGACGACCGCCGCGGGCGAGCCGGTCCTGCGCTACCGCATGGTCAGCCGCGCGCTGCTGTTCTGCTTCTTCGCCCCGCTGCTGTTCCTCGCCTTCGCGCAGGCGACGGTGCTGGTGGCGGCATGGACGAAGCCGTCCGCCGAGGAAGCCGCGAAAGCGGAGAAGAAGCAGATCCAGCTGCCGCAGAACTGGATCGACAAGGCACTCGGCGCGCCCGCCCCGGAGCCGAAGAAGAAAAGGGAAGCGGGGGCGGGGGACGACAAGAAGCCGAAACCCACGGCGGCGTACATCTTCGCGGGGATTTTCGCGTTTCTCTATGTCGTCGGACGGCTGTTGGAGAGCCGGCTTGTCCGGCAAAGGATCACCACGCGCCTGTCCGGAAACATTCAGCCCTGACCCGTCCGCGGCGTCGGCTCTCCCCGCCGAGCGCCGCGATACAGGGGCGTGGTCGAGCAAGTGGTTGGTCCGCCTCGCGACCTTCGCTAGGAAGGGGCGTGCGCGATCCATCGCGCGCGAAGATCGGAGAGCGTGATGACCGACAGCTACGTGCCGCCCGAGGTATGGACCTGGAACAAGGACAGCGGCGGCCCCTTCGCGTCGATCAATCGTCCGGTGTCGGGCGCAACGCATGACAAGGAATTGCCGGTCGGGCGGCATCCGTTGCAGCTCTACTCGCTCGGCACGCCCAACGGCGTGAAGGTGACGGTCATGCTGGAGGAGTTGCTGGCGGCGGGTCATGCCGGCGCGGAATATGACGCCTGGCTGATCCGCATCAACGAAGGCGACCAGTTCGGCAGCGGGTTCGTCGCGGCGAACCCCAATTCGAAGATCCCCGCGCTGGTCGATCGCAGCGGCGCGGAGCCGGTGCGCGTGTTCGAATCGGGCTCGATCCTGGTCTATCTGGCGGAGAAGTTCGGCGCGTTCCTCCCTGCCTCCGGCCCCGCGCGGGCGGAGACGCTGTCGTGGCTGTTCTGGCAGATGGGCGCCGGTCCGCTGCTGGGCGGCGGGTTCGGCCATTTCTACGCCTATGCGCCGGTGAAGCTGGAATATGCCATCGACCGCTATGCGATGGAGGTGAAGCGCCAGCTCGACGTGCTCGACAAGCGGTTGGCGGACAATGAGTTCATTGCCGGGGCCGACTATTCGATCGCGGATATGGCGATCTGGCCGTGGTATGGCGCGCTGGTGAAGGGACTCGTCTACGGCGCGGGCACCTTCCTTCAGGTGGAGGAATACAGGAACGTGCTGCGCTGGACCGATGCGCTGGCGGCGCGGCCGGCGGTGCGGCGCGGGCGGATGGTGAATCGCGTGCAGGGCGACCCGTCCAGCCAGCTGCACGAGCGCCACGATGCGTCCGATTTCGACACGCGGACGCAGGACAAGCTCTGAGCGAGCGGCGGGAGGCGGCGTGTGGCGATCGTGTTCGATCCCCGGCAATTGCGACATGCGCCGGCGCGCGAGATGCACAACGGCGACTGGGCCCCGCATCAGGAGAGCCCGGCGCGGGTGCACAGCATCCTGTCGGCGATCGGCGCGGTCGCGCCCGCGCGCGATCACGGCGTCGCCCCGCTCACCGCGGTGCATGACCCGGCCTATGTCGCGTTCCTGCGCGCGGCGCACGCGGATTGGCGCGCGGCCGGACGCAGCGGCGACGCGATCGGCTATGCCTGGCCGGTGGTGGGACGGCGCGCGCTGAACCTGTCCCGGATCGACGCGCGGCTGGGACGCTACAGCTACGACGCGGGAACGCCGATCGCGGAGGGGACGTGGGAGGCGGCCTATTGGTCCGCGCAGACCGCGCTGACCGCGCTCGATCACGTCGCCGGCGGCAGCGCCACGCGCGCCTTCGCGCTGTGCCGCCCGCCGGGCCACCATGCCGGGCGCGATTATCTGGGCGGCTATTGCTTCCTCAACAATGCCGCGATCGTCGCGGCGGAGGCGCGTCGGCGCGGGCTGGGGCCGGTGGCGATCCTCGACATCGATTATCATCACGGCAACGGCACGCAGGACATCTTCCTCGCCGATCCGGATATCCTGTTCGTCTCGATCCATGCCGACCCTGCGACCGACTATCCCTTCTACTGGGGCCATGCCGACGAGACGGGGGAGGGCGAGGGGAAGGGTGCCACGCTCAACCTGCCGATGCCGCATGGTATCGACGGGGCGGCCTATCGCCCCGTCCTCGATCGCGCGCTTTCGGCGGTGGCGGCGCACGACACGCGGCTGCTGGTGCTGTCGTTCGGCGCGGATACCTATGTCGACGATCCGATCGCGCACTTCGCGCTCCAGCGTGCCGACTTCGCCGCGATCGGCGAGCGGCTGGCGGCGACCGGGATCGACATCGTGACGGTGATGGAGGGCGGGTACGCCACCGACGCGCTGGGTGCCAATGTCGCCACGTTCGTCGCTGCGCTGCACGGCCCGCGCTGAACCCCGTTCGCGCCGGTGCGTACGACTTATGGCTAAGTCGCTCGTTCGTAACCATGAATCCTGGTATTTGTTAAGCAGGGCCGACGATCCCCGGGGCATACGCCACGACGGGGACCATCATGTCCGTTCACACCTTCACCTCGCCCGACCGTTCCGCCCGTCGCCGCTTGCGCCAGACGACCTGCCTGACGCTGATCGCCGGTGCCGCAGCCTTGCAGCCGGCCGCCGCCACGGGACAGCTGCTGACGCTGACCGGGCTGTCCAACGATCTGAACGCGCTGGCCACCAGCGTCACCGCGCAGGGCACGCAGCTCGCCGCCACCACGAACCTGGCCAATTCGCTGAACACGAGCGTCAACACGCTGACGACGGCGGTCAACAACCAGGTCAGCACGTTGCAGACGGCCGTCACCGCCAACGCCGCCGACCTCGCGACGGTCACCGCCAGCGTCCAGCAGCAGCACGCTCAGCTGACGGCGAACACCAACCTGCTCAATACGGCGACCTCGGGCCTGAACACGCTGGGCTCAACGCTGGTGGCGCAGGGGAGCGCGTTGCAGGGCTTGCAGGCGACGGTGACGGGCAACGTCGCCGATGTCGCAGCACTGACGACGGCGGTGAACCAGCAGGGCGTGCAGGTGAACGCGAACCTCGGGGCGATCAACACGCTGGCCGGCACCCTGGGCACGCTGGCGAGCGACGTGACGGCCGCGACGGCGCAGCTGGCCGGGCAGGCGACGGATATCGGCGCGTTGCGGGCGACGGTCGACGTCAACGTCCTCGACACCGCACGGCTTCGCGCGACGCTCGGTACCGCCGCGACCGATCTCGCGGTGGTACAGACGCAGGTCGCCGATCACGAGGTGCGGATCGCCGCCAATACCGCGGGGCTCGGCGCGCTGGGCGCCACCGTCGCGATCCAGGGGACGACGCTGACCCGGCAGGGCGCGGACCTCGCCACCGCGGCGGCGAATATCGCGAGCCTGCAGGGGATGGTGACCGCGCACGACGGCACGCTGGCCGGGCTGGGGACGACGGTCGCGGCACAGGGGGTGCTGCTGGGACAGCAGGACGGGCGGATCACCGCGAATGCCGATGCGATCCTGTCGCTGCGCAATATGGCGGTCAGCGGCAATGCGAGCCCGGTCCAATATGTCGCGGCCGGTGCACCGTCGGTGGCGTCGACCGTCGCGACCAACGACGTCGCCGTGTTCGGCGCGCAGGCCGGGCCGGTACGCGTGCACAATGTCGCCGCCGGGCGGGTCGCCGCCGGGTCGACCGACGCGGTGAACGGCGGGCAATTGCACGATGTCGGCCAGCAGGTGGCCGACCTTGCCGGCAGCGCCGTCCACTATGACGACGCGACGCGCGCGCGCCTGACGCTGGGCGGGGCTGGGGCCGGGGCCGGGGCCGGGGGCACGCCGGTGACGGTCGCCAATGTCGCGGCCGGGCGCGTGGTGACGGGGTCGACGGATGCGGTCAATGGCGGACAGCTGGCGGACACCGACGCGGCGGTCGCCGCCGTGGCCGCCGATGCCACGCGTCAGGGCGGCGCGCTCGCCGCGCTGCGCACCGATGTGGCGGCGGGAGCGATCGGGCCGGTGCGCTATTCCGATCCGGCCTCTCCCGCGGTGCCCGACGGGGGCGGTGTGACGCAGGGCGTGGCGCTGGTCGGACGCGATCCGGAGCCGGTCGGCCTGCACAATGTCGCCGCGGGGCGATTGTCGACCGGGTCGACCGATGCGGTCAATGGCGGGCAGCTGTTCGCGCTGGCGCAAAGCTATCAGGGGCTCGCCGATCTCGCGATCCGGTATGACGATGCGGCGCACACCGCGGCGACGCTGGGCGCGGCGGGGGTGCCGGTGAGCCTGCGCAACGTCGCCGCGGGAACGCTGGCGGCGGGATCGACCGATGCGGTGAACGCCGGGCAGCTGTTCGATACCGATCGCCATGTCGCGGCGCTGAGCAACCTGTCCACGTTGCAGGCGGGCCTGCTGGGCGCGCTGGACACGCGCGTCGACGCGCTCGACCGCGGTGCGCGCGGGCCGGTGCGCTATGCGGATGCGGCGACGCCCACCACCGCCAACGGCGGCACCGCGTCGCAGGATCTGACTTTGGTCGGGGCGGCGGCGGGGCCGGTGCGGCTGCACGGCGTCGCCGGCGGCGTGATCGCGGCGGGCTCGTCGGACGCGGTCAACGGCGGGCAGTTCCACGCGATGGGCCATGCCATCGCGAGCGCGCTGGGGTCATCGTTCCGCTACGATCCCGCCAGCGGCTTTGCCGGCAATTTTACGTTCGGCGGGCGGTCCTATGGCACGATCCAGTCGGTATTCGGTGCGATCGAGACGTCGCTGACGGCGTCCGCGGGCGGTGGCACCGGCTCGCCCGCGCCCATCGGCGAGCGACTGAAGTATTTCAACGCCAATTCGACGATGGAGGACAGCATCGCGTCCGGGTTCGACGCGACGGCGATCGGTCCGGCGTCGACCTCCTCCGGTGTCGCGGCGATCGCGGTGGGACGCAATGCGGTCGCGGGCGGCGACAGCTCGGTCGCGATCGGCGACGGGGCGCAGGCGATGGACGGCAAGGCCGTGTCGATCGGCCTGGGCAACGTCGCCTCGGGTAACGGCGCGGTGGCGATCGGTGACCCGAATTTCGCGACCGGCGCCGGCGCGACCGCGCTCGGCAAGGACAACGAAGCCACCGGCACCGGAGCGATCGCGCTGGGCAACGTGAACGTCGCCGAGGGCGACGGCACCACCGCGATCGGCTCGATGAACCGGGCCAGCGGGCTGGGCGCCGCGGCGCTGGGCCTCACCAATACCGCCTCCGGCCGGGGTGCGATCGCGATCGGCACCGGCAACGCCGCGACCGGCGACGGGGCGCTGGCGATCGGCGCCAACGTCGTGACCGATGCGCTGGACACGCTGGCGATCGGCAACAGCGCGGCGGCCAGCGGCGTTCGCGCGGTCGCGATCGGCAATCGCGCGACCGCGACCAGCACCTATGCCGCTGCCTTCGGCTATGGCGCGGAGGCGCACACCGAATATTCCACCGCCATCGGCACCATGTCCAGGGCGGAGGGGTTCGGCTCGGCGGCGGTCGGCACCCTGTCCGATGCGTCCGGCTATGCCGCCAGCGCGTTGGGATCGGGCGCGATCGCGGACAAGGACGGCAGCGTGGCGCTCGGCTCCGCATCGCAGACGCTGCGCGGGGCGGTGGACGGCTACAGTGCGTTCGGGGTCAGCGGGCCGCAGCGCTCGCTCGGCGAAGTCGCGATCGCGCGCAATCTGGCCTATCTCGACCCGGTCACGAACCTCTATTCGCCCACCGGCGACCGGCAGATCACCGGCGTCGCGGCCGGCAGCGCCGCGACGGATGCGGTGAATGTCGCGCAGCTGCGCGGCGTGTCGGGCACCATGGGCGCCGCGTTCGTCGCCGGGTTCGGCGGGGGTGCGGCCTATGACGCGGCGACCGGCGCCGTGACCGCGCCGCGCTACACGCTGGACGGGGTGACCTATTCCAGTGTCGGCGATGCGCTGCTGGCGATCAACAGCCGGGTCGGTGGCGGTGGCGGTGCCGGGGGCGGGGGCGGTGGCGGGGGCGGAACGAACCCGGTGCCGCCCGTGACCGGCACCCCCGTCGGAACGCCGCCGGTGGCGAGCGGCGACACGGACGCCCGGATCGCGGCCACCACGACGCGCGTGGCGCAGGTGGAGACGCGCGTGAGCCACGTCGAGACGCGTATGGGCAGCGTCGAAGCGCGCGTGACGACGGTCGAGGGCAAGGCGGACGAGGCGCTGGCCGCCGGCAGCCGCTCGATCCGGTACGACGATGACGCCAGGGACTCGGTGACGCTGGCGGGGGACAAGCCGGTCGGGCTGCACAATCTGGCGCCGGGCGTCGCGGACAACGATGCGGTCAACGTCGCGCAGCTGAACGGTGCGATGAAGAGCGCTGTCGACACCGCCAACGCCTACACCGATCAGCGGGTCGCGGCGCTGTCCTTCGATCTGGGGCGCGTCAACCGCGACGTGAATGCCGGGGTCGCGGGCGCCATGGCGATCGCGGGAATGCCGCAGCCGTTCGAGGAGGGACGCAGCATGTTCTCGCTGGGGGCCGGCACTTTCCAGGGTCAGTCCGCGGTGGCGATGGGCGTGTCGCGGATCATGACGGACGGCCATACGATCATCAAGCTGGGCGCGACCTACAACAGCCGCAAGCGCGTCGGCGCCAATGTCGGGGTCGGCTACCAGTTCTGACCGGGCATGTTTGGGTGACGGGGGGCGGGTGCCGTCGGGCGCCCGTCCCTTCGTCGTGCCCGCGCGTCAGTCCTGCGCGATCTTCCCGGCCTTGGGCGAGCTGTAGCCGGGCAACATGCCGGCGAACGATTGCGCGAAGGCGTGATGACGGTCGACCGGAACCGAGGCGACCATGGCATCGGCGATCGCCTTGATCTCGTCCCGTGTCAGTGCGCCGCGGTTGTGGAGCGTCTGCAACAGCGCGACGACGCCGATATAGGCGGTATCCGCCTGATGCATGACCGCCTCGATCGCGCCTGCGACCTTGTGAACATCGGCTACCGCCATGGCCTCGTCCTCCGTGCGTCCTCAATCCCCCCTGCATCATGATGGTGCGGCGAATATGGGGCAAGCCCTTGATCGACTTCGAAAGTCGTCCGGCGCGGGAGCCCGGCCGCGGGCGGCTCGCGGCGTCGCCACGTATGCGCGGGCAGCACCCATGGCGCCTGCGATCGTGGCCCTTGCCATCCGAGAGCGTCATGAGTAGTTGCGACCGAATAGCATTAGCAAATGGGGGTTGCATTGACATCGTGGCTGGTCGTGCCGTGCGTGCTGTTGGCGAGCGGGGTCCCGATGTCCGCGTCGGCGGAGGAGCAGAAGCCTGCTCCGGCGGCAGAGGGGCCGGCGACCGCCGATGACATCGTCGTGACCGGCCGGGCGCAGCGCCTCTACCGCGTCGATGTCACGACCGTCGGCAAGGCGGCGGACAATCCGCTCGACATCCCGCAGGCGCTGCAGGTCATCAACGCGGACCTGTTCAACGATCAGGGCGCACGCGACGCGACCGACATCTATCGCAACATCAGCGGCGTCAGCTTCTTCAGCTACGCGGGCGTCACCTTCCGCGGCTTCCGTCAGGACCAGTCGTTCTACGACGGGCAGCGCGGCAACCCGTTCATCGGCTTTTCTGTCCCGCAATTGTTCAACGTCAGCCGGGTCGAGGTGCTGAAGGGGCCGGCGGGGCTGTTCTTCGGCCCGGGCTCACCGGGCGGCATCATCAATTACGTGTCGAAGGTGCCCGGGGATGTCGCGTCGCTGCGAACCGTCGTGACCGGCGGCACCTACGACCGGATCGGCATCTCCTCGGAGGCGACCGGGCCGGTCGATGACGCGGGAGTCGTCACCTATCGGCTCGGCGGCTTCTACGAGGCGATGCGCCCCTTCCGTCGCAATACGAAGTCGACGTCGCTGATCGGCGATGCGGGCGTGTCGATCCGGACGAATGCGGGTGGCAAGCTGACCGTGCAGGCCACCATCTACGACAACGACCTGCCGGGCAACCGGCTGCGCGGCATCCTGACCGACGACGCCGGCGATTTCCTGAGCGATATCCGGTGGAATGCGAACGAGCCGACCGATTTCCTCCACCTGACGTCGAACGCCTATCAGGCGCGCTATGCGACGGAGGTCGGCAGCGCCGTCACGTTCGACGCGGGCGTGCGCTATTTTGAATCGGTCGAGACGCAGCAATATCACGAACCGCGCGGGCGGGTGGCGACCAACCCCGATCTGGTCGCGCGCGAGTTCCGCGACCAGGTCCGCGACGTCGACGGTCTGTCCTTCATGGTCAATGCGACGGCGACGATCGCGCTGCTCGGCATGGAGCACAAGTTCCAGGCCGGCGGCGACTGGTACGAGGAAAACAGCCTGCTCGCCTCGCGCATCCTGCGCGCCGGCGTGACCCCGCTGAGCCTGAGCGCGCCGGCGTACACGACGTCGGCGCGCGATGTCGCGCGCGCGGCTGCGCTCCCCTTCACCAACACGGACACGCGTGCGAAGCGGCGCGG
The sequence above is drawn from the Sphingomonas adhaesiva genome and encodes:
- a CDS encoding LysR family transcriptional regulator, with product MDDRTVPIDQKFASRVDWNLMRTFVDIVRAGGIGAAARQLNKQQPSISAALKRLEEHVGATLLHRGATGVEMTAAGKAMMALCEDMLESARMMPHQIAQATRRVEGIVRIQMVSAIVSPELDEALASFHRRNPDIHIEIRVSPWRQVLDALERGDVEIGVGYDGGDRGSLIYEPLFVERQQLYCGRSHPLFGYRVGRLNELKDEGFVLTGDDEIETITQLRRRYRLGTRVNGVAEDVNEARRLIVNGIGIGFLPILSAREAVAAGKLWPILLTEFEPSYDIFLLARAQPARDTATQLFIDEVYRRIRAQRHS
- a CDS encoding isopenicillin N synthase family dioxygenase gives rise to the protein MTEPLPLPIVDISGLESARPADRLAVAQALDDACRRSGFLYVRGAQLDPAPGERLLATARRYFAQDMAAKMACYIGRSSNHSGYVPAGEEEFGGGTRDLKEAYDVNIDYRCGEGRRPLLGPNLWPDLPGFRDDVLAYYRHLTAIGRQMFGAFALALGLDEDHFTPHLRHPPNQLRLIHYPLDRTAEDRPGIGAHTDYECFTLLFATAAGLQVLDRAGAWIDVPLVEGAMVMNIGDMMELMSGGRWLATTHRVKKVAQERYSFPLFFTCDYDHVVAPLVPPRGERRYAPLRCGEHLFHQTAQTFAYLKARQARGELVLADALPLGSFGVQA
- a CDS encoding sterol desaturase family protein, with the translated sequence MDGVRVGNRIIGAQSPVTIGWENVPRVEGGRFKRLFFTCFQPAVLFALIAFWYYAPNSIAKASTAVWIGVGFKALLLVMEYFFPRYDSWKLTWKELTTDLFYVGLGYTALRLVDEFIGDGAMIGAIQHALEWDKLAWFVGAPLLVQALLISFIFDFGQYWMHRGMHNWYPLWLTHSVHHYITQLNINKGAVGNPVELFLIGLGIGGFFDFLPRAALLAGAIGLAVGTYQHINVRFNTPGWWRYLFNTTEHHSLHHSQDFEASRSNYSNTWIIIDRAFGTCVDGEAELLGMEGGRRMSIREQMTYPFTEAWKTMRERFGRAPAAVPAE
- the yghU gene encoding glutathione-dependent disulfide-bond oxidoreductase, which translates into the protein MTDSYVPPEVWTWNKDSGGPFASINRPVSGATHDKELPVGRHPLQLYSLGTPNGVKVTVMLEELLAAGHAGAEYDAWLIRINEGDQFGSGFVAANPNSKIPALVDRSGAEPVRVFESGSILVYLAEKFGAFLPASGPARAETLSWLFWQMGAGPLLGGGFGHFYAYAPVKLEYAIDRYAMEVKRQLDVLDKRLADNEFIAGADYSIADMAIWPWYGALVKGLVYGAGTFLQVEEYRNVLRWTDALAARPAVRRGRMVNRVQGDPSSQLHERHDASDFDTRTQDKL
- a CDS encoding histone deacetylase family protein, with translation MAIVFDPRQLRHAPAREMHNGDWAPHQESPARVHSILSAIGAVAPARDHGVAPLTAVHDPAYVAFLRAAHADWRAAGRSGDAIGYAWPVVGRRALNLSRIDARLGRYSYDAGTPIAEGTWEAAYWSAQTALTALDHVAGGSATRAFALCRPPGHHAGRDYLGGYCFLNNAAIVAAEARRRGLGPVAILDIDYHHGNGTQDIFLADPDILFVSIHADPATDYPFYWGHADETGEGEGKGATLNLPMPHGIDGAAYRPVLDRALSAVAAHDTRLLVLSFGADTYVDDPIAHFALQRADFAAIGERLAATGIDIVTVMEGGYATDALGANVATFVAALHGPR
- a CDS encoding YadA-like family protein: MSVHTFTSPDRSARRRLRQTTCLTLIAGAAALQPAAATGQLLTLTGLSNDLNALATSVTAQGTQLAATTNLANSLNTSVNTLTTAVNNQVSTLQTAVTANAADLATVTASVQQQHAQLTANTNLLNTATSGLNTLGSTLVAQGSALQGLQATVTGNVADVAALTTAVNQQGVQVNANLGAINTLAGTLGTLASDVTAATAQLAGQATDIGALRATVDVNVLDTARLRATLGTAATDLAVVQTQVADHEVRIAANTAGLGALGATVAIQGTTLTRQGADLATAAANIASLQGMVTAHDGTLAGLGTTVAAQGVLLGQQDGRITANADAILSLRNMAVSGNASPVQYVAAGAPSVASTVATNDVAVFGAQAGPVRVHNVAAGRVAAGSTDAVNGGQLHDVGQQVADLAGSAVHYDDATRARLTLGGAGAGAGAGGTPVTVANVAAGRVVTGSTDAVNGGQLADTDAAVAAVAADATRQGGALAALRTDVAAGAIGPVRYSDPASPAVPDGGGVTQGVALVGRDPEPVGLHNVAAGRLSTGSTDAVNGGQLFALAQSYQGLADLAIRYDDAAHTAATLGAAGVPVSLRNVAAGTLAAGSTDAVNAGQLFDTDRHVAALSNLSTLQAGLLGALDTRVDALDRGARGPVRYADAATPTTANGGTASQDLTLVGAAAGPVRLHGVAGGVIAAGSSDAVNGGQFHAMGHAIASALGSSFRYDPASGFAGNFTFGGRSYGTIQSVFGAIETSLTASAGGGTGSPAPIGERLKYFNANSTMEDSIASGFDATAIGPASTSSGVAAIAVGRNAVAGGDSSVAIGDGAQAMDGKAVSIGLGNVASGNGAVAIGDPNFATGAGATALGKDNEATGTGAIALGNVNVAEGDGTTAIGSMNRASGLGAAALGLTNTASGRGAIAIGTGNAATGDGALAIGANVVTDALDTLAIGNSAAASGVRAVAIGNRATATSTYAAAFGYGAEAHTEYSTAIGTMSRAEGFGSAAVGTLSDASGYAASALGSGAIADKDGSVALGSASQTLRGAVDGYSAFGVSGPQRSLGEVAIARNLAYLDPVTNLYSPTGDRQITGVAAGSAATDAVNVAQLRGVSGTMGAAFVAGFGGGAAYDAATGAVTAPRYTLDGVTYSSVGDALLAINSRVGGGGGAGGGGGGGGGTNPVPPVTGTPVGTPPVASGDTDARIAATTTRVAQVETRVSHVETRMGSVEARVTTVEGKADEALAAGSRSIRYDDDARDSVTLAGDKPVGLHNLAPGVADNDAVNVAQLNGAMKSAVDTANAYTDQRVAALSFDLGRVNRDVNAGVAGAMAIAGMPQPFEEGRSMFSLGAGTFQGQSAVAMGVSRIMTDGHTIIKLGATYNSRKRVGANVGVGYQF